A region of Allocoleopsis franciscana PCC 7113 DNA encodes the following proteins:
- a CDS encoding phycobilisome linker polypeptide — MTALGEAGRLGIKPFEESGLVELRSDRTEANVQAVIRATYRQVLGNEYLMESERLVSAESLLRQGQITVRDFVRSITQSELYRKKFFYSNSQPRFIELNYKHLLGRAPYDESEISYHVELYNSKGYEAEINSYIDSAEYQQNFGENTVPYPRGFQTQTGQKTVGFSRIFQLYRGYASSDRAPSPKQAKLTWEVAKNVASPIHAPSSSALAGTSGGRRGDIYRVRVMQSASLNSPVVRRTTTEVLVPYAQLSSKLQQLNRQGSKVMSISPA, encoded by the coding sequence ATGACAGCGTTAGGAGAAGCCGGACGTTTAGGAATTAAACCTTTTGAAGAATCAGGATTGGTAGAACTCCGTTCTGATAGAACCGAAGCCAATGTGCAAGCCGTGATCCGGGCGACCTATCGACAGGTTCTCGGTAATGAGTACCTAATGGAATCGGAGCGCCTCGTCAGCGCTGAGTCACTATTGCGCCAAGGACAAATCACAGTTCGGGATTTTGTGCGCTCAATCACCCAATCAGAACTGTATCGGAAGAAGTTTTTTTACTCCAATTCACAACCTCGGTTTATCGAGCTTAATTATAAGCATTTATTGGGTCGGGCACCCTACGATGAATCGGAGATTTCTTACCACGTTGAGCTTTACAACTCAAAAGGGTACGAAGCTGAGATCAACTCTTATATTGATTCAGCAGAATATCAACAAAATTTTGGCGAAAATACAGTACCCTACCCTCGCGGATTTCAAACCCAAACTGGGCAGAAAACCGTGGGGTTTAGCCGGATATTCCAGTTATATCGGGGTTATGCCAGTAGCGATCGCGCACCCAGCCCAAAACAAGCAAAACTAACCTGGGAAGTGGCGAAAAATGTAGCCTCACCCATCCACGCCCCCTCTTCGTCAGCTCTAGCCGGCACCTCAGGTGGTCGTCGCGGGGATATTTATCGGGTGAGGGTGATGCAATCCGCTTCCCTGAACTCGCCTGTAGTGCGGCGGACTACCACAGAAGTGCTCGTCCCCTACGCTCAGTTGTCTAGTAAGTTACAGCAATTGAATCGTCAGGGCAGTAAAGTGATGAGCATCTCACCTGCATAA
- a CDS encoding phycobilisome linker polypeptide, translating into MAITTAASRLGTSAFSNANPVELRPNASREDVEAVIRAVYRQLLGNDYLMKSERLTSAESLLRDRKITVQDFVRQVAKSELYKSKFFYNSFQTRVIELNYKHLLGRAPYDEAEVIYHLDLYETKGYDADIDSYIDSPEYQGNFGENIVPYYRGFETQTGQKTVGFSRMFQLYRGYANSDRAQLKGTSSRLASELAQNGASTVINPSSSNGSFAYLPSLRGVTPSSGFGGSATFGKSGRLYRVEVAGLNQPRYPNVRRINQAFIVPYEELSTQMQRVLRQGAKIASVTPL; encoded by the coding sequence ATGGCCATTACGACAGCAGCATCTAGACTCGGAACATCAGCTTTTAGCAATGCCAATCCGGTAGAATTGCGCCCGAATGCAAGTAGAGAAGACGTTGAAGCCGTGATTCGCGCTGTCTACCGTCAGCTATTGGGCAATGACTATTTAATGAAATCTGAGCGTCTGACTAGTGCTGAATCACTCCTGCGTGATCGGAAGATTACAGTGCAAGACTTTGTGCGTCAGGTGGCGAAATCGGAACTGTACAAATCTAAGTTTTTCTATAACAGTTTCCAAACGCGAGTCATAGAACTAAATTATAAGCATTTGTTGGGTAGAGCACCCTATGACGAGGCTGAGGTGATTTATCACTTGGACTTGTACGAAACCAAAGGGTACGATGCCGACATTGATTCCTACATTGATTCGCCAGAGTATCAGGGCAACTTCGGTGAAAATATCGTGCCCTACTATCGGGGTTTCGAGACCCAAACCGGGCAAAAAACTGTAGGGTTTAGCCGCATGTTCCAGCTTTATCGCGGCTATGCCAACAGCGATCGCGCCCAACTCAAAGGCACTTCTTCTCGCCTTGCCAGTGAGTTAGCTCAGAATGGTGCTTCCACCGTGATTAATCCCTCTAGTAGCAATGGTAGCTTTGCCTACCTACCTTCCTTGAGAGGTGTTACTCCCAGCAGTGGTTTTGGTGGATCAGCCACCTTTGGCAAGTCCGGCCGACTCTACCGCGTCGAAGTTGCTGGACTCAATCAGCCCAGATATCCTAACGTGCGCCGGATCAACCAAGCCTTCATCGTGCCTTATGAAGAGCTATCCACGCAAATGCAGAGAGTTCTACGCCAAGGTGCCAAAATCGCCAGCGTTACTCCTCTCTAG
- a CDS encoding phycobilisome linker polypeptide, with protein sequence MLGSIVAGRTGSSPSSNRCFRYEVVGMRQSVDTDNTDYPIRSSASVFITVPYNRMNEEMQRITRLGGKIVSIQPLNSDAEPVTESES encoded by the coding sequence ATGTTGGGTTCAATTGTCGCCGGAAGAACAGGTAGTTCACCTTCTAGCAATCGCTGCTTTCGCTATGAAGTCGTCGGTATGCGTCAAAGCGTAGACACAGATAATACCGATTATCCAATTCGCTCTAGTGCCAGTGTGTTTATCACGGTGCCTTACAACCGGATGAATGAAGAAATGCAACGGATTACGCGGTTGGGAGGCAAAATTGTCAGCATTCAGCCATTAAATTCTGACGCTGAACCCGTTACCGAATCAGAAAGCTAA
- a CDS encoding HEAT repeat domain-containing protein, with the protein MRESSFGNFESLSPEQSPEGSESLTVEQAIANLQGQDQGLRYYAAWWLGRFRVRESAAIDALIATLEDETDRTPEGGYPLRRNSARALGKLGDRKAVPALIRCLNCSDFYVRDAAAESLGMLGDPVCIPELMKLLEGGLEAAQPIPGCPHLAQPYNATIEALGSLGATAAIDLIQPFLDHPIERVQYAAARGMYQLTKNPIYANKLIQALGGQKLQLRRAALGDLGAIGYLPAAEAIAETLAENSLKLISLKGLLEYQVKNNSTESSSISEAAIQVMTLMDNLL; encoded by the coding sequence ATGCGAGAGTCGAGTTTTGGGAATTTTGAATCTTTATCACCGGAACAGTCACCGGAAGGTAGTGAGTCTTTAACTGTAGAGCAGGCGATCGCTAATCTACAAGGCCAAGACCAAGGACTTCGCTATTACGCAGCTTGGTGGCTGGGTAGATTCAGAGTTCGCGAATCGGCAGCGATTGATGCGCTAATCGCCACGTTGGAGGATGAGACAGACCGGACGCCTGAAGGCGGTTACCCCCTACGGCGGAATTCAGCGAGGGCATTGGGCAAACTGGGAGACCGAAAAGCTGTGCCTGCACTCATTCGTTGTTTAAACTGCTCAGATTTCTACGTGCGTGATGCCGCAGCTGAGTCATTAGGAATGTTGGGCGATCCGGTCTGTATCCCAGAATTGATGAAACTACTAGAAGGTGGGTTAGAAGCCGCTCAACCGATACCGGGCTGTCCCCATTTGGCGCAACCTTATAATGCAACGATTGAAGCCTTAGGTTCCCTGGGTGCCACCGCCGCTATTGACCTAATTCAACCCTTTCTGGATCATCCGATAGAGCGGGTACAATACGCCGCTGCACGAGGGATGTATCAGTTGACAAAAAATCCAATATATGCAAATAAATTAATCCAGGCTTTAGGTGGACAAAAGCTACAACTGCGACGGGCAGCGCTGGGCGATCTGGGAGCCATTGGTTATTTACCGGCAGCAGAAGCGATCGCAGAAACGTTGGCAGAAAATAGCCTGAAGCTGATTTCTCTCAAAGGACTTTTAGAGTACCAAGTGAAAAACAACTCCACAGAGTCCTCATCGATATCGGAAGCGGCGATTCAGGTAATGACTTTGATGGATAATCTGCTATAG
- a CDS encoding HEAT repeat domain-containing protein: protein MTNDRGLKLIQSVEQADSSQKLLDAVQSLAAARLEEGIPTLIAALSYNNPGAAVAAVDGLVQLGEVAVPKLLTLLDDYNYSGRAWAIRALAGIGDPRALETLREAAETDFAMSVRRSAAKGLGNLRWSALPAQDVSAAQAQALKTLRLTAQDPEWVVRYAGVVGLQGLTTSVAESQTDIRPTVSEHFEQMLKTESDLAVRARVQLALDQLHKD from the coding sequence ATGACGAATGACAGAGGACTCAAACTGATTCAATCCGTTGAGCAGGCGGATTCTTCACAGAAATTGCTAGATGCTGTGCAATCATTAGCCGCTGCCCGTTTAGAGGAAGGAATTCCGACCTTGATTGCAGCTCTGAGCTACAACAATCCTGGTGCCGCCGTAGCCGCTGTGGATGGGTTGGTGCAATTAGGAGAAGTAGCCGTGCCAAAGCTGCTCACCCTGTTGGATGATTACAACTACAGTGGTAGAGCCTGGGCGATTCGAGCCTTAGCGGGAATCGGCGACCCAAGAGCGCTAGAAACATTGCGAGAAGCCGCAGAAACTGACTTTGCCATGAGTGTGCGTCGCTCCGCTGCCAAAGGTTTGGGCAATCTGCGTTGGTCGGCTTTACCCGCTCAAGACGTTTCAGCCGCTCAAGCACAAGCTCTCAAAACCCTGCGCTTGACAGCCCAAGACCCGGAATGGGTGGTTCGCTATGCTGGCGTTGTGGGATTACAAGGGCTGACAACCTCTGTCGCAGAGAGTCAGACAGATATTCGCCCAACCGTAAGTGAGCATTTTGAGCAAATGCTGAAGACAGAATCTGATTTAGCCGTTCGCGCCCGCGTTCAACTGGCGTTGGATCAACTGCACAAGGATTGA
- a CDS encoding CHAT domain-containing protein, with product MGLSYPGTLPKKFQMWQHWHRFSLLFLASLVFCCVFHFGSLRQVAHSATPQRQFTASIPSQEPYSQVVQQGVERYQAGKFTEAIALWQKVLSQITSPKERAALYSNLALAYRQIGQSGKAIAHWQQAIQIYQHQDDQAARSQLPKLLTEQAQAYNELGQNRQAIKILQSALERAKQIPDLQTQAATLGALANAYWAVGNYEKALFSHQASLKIARQLNTPDYIASSLNNLGNLYISRSERYRYQANVARVEGDEPEKIRLMQLAEQEMTAAQSAFNESLRETQAVGGITYVKTLLNLNRLLEQLPSPDWAAIARNREKLLVRVETLPDSRDKAYILINLAQHFSDPEPGRNALDASLVLKKAVSIARNIGDQRAESFALGSLGQIYKSAGQTSEAMELTQQAQWVAMQANAPDSAYRWQWQTGRLLKAGGKTKEAIASYEQAIATLQSIRNNLLAINTNLQFDFRDSVEPVYRELMQLLLEPSMLRNLEQRKTNLSKVIDTLELLKLAELQNYFGDECVEVAQADAKSEASLLDANSAIIYSVILHDRTEMILRLPDGLLTSYSVSLNQEQMQQEIDQLRKLLEKRSTNEYLLAAQKIYNALIRPLEADLAAAKVKTLIFIQDAMLRQVPMAALHNGQQFLIENYAIATTPSLALTTRTRAPEHYSSALIMGLTVERPPFIALTNVRTEVASVQKLLGGTQLLDQDFTLANLQEQLQNKSYPVVHIATHGKFGVDAASTFLLTFDSRMTLEQFDEVLREAKLSQKRSQRNQQPVELLTLSACQTAAGDNRAALGIAGVAVRAGVRSALASLWNINDEATVPLIEEFYTQLEQPYVTKAKALQTAQLKMINHLEYSHPAVWSPFILIGNWL from the coding sequence ATGGGCTTATCTTATCCTGGCACGTTGCCTAAAAAATTCCAGATGTGGCAGCATTGGCATCGATTCAGTCTTTTGTTCTTAGCCAGTCTTGTCTTTTGCTGTGTCTTCCACTTTGGGTCACTAAGACAAGTCGCTCACTCAGCAACGCCACAGAGGCAATTCACTGCATCAATACCCAGTCAAGAACCCTACTCTCAAGTAGTGCAGCAAGGAGTTGAACGCTATCAAGCTGGCAAATTTACGGAAGCGATCGCACTGTGGCAAAAAGTCCTATCACAAATTACAAGCCCGAAAGAGCGAGCCGCCCTTTATAGTAATCTGGCACTGGCTTATCGGCAAATTGGACAATCAGGGAAAGCGATCGCCCATTGGCAGCAAGCGATTCAAATTTACCAGCATCAAGACGATCAGGCAGCACGTAGCCAGCTACCCAAACTCCTGACCGAGCAAGCACAAGCTTACAACGAACTGGGGCAGAATCGACAGGCGATTAAAATTTTACAGTCGGCGCTAGAACGTGCCAAACAAATCCCAGACTTACAAACCCAGGCGGCAACCTTAGGAGCATTAGCTAATGCCTATTGGGCGGTGGGGAACTACGAAAAAGCTCTCTTTTCTCATCAAGCAAGTTTAAAAATTGCCCGTCAGCTCAACACTCCAGACTATATTGCAAGTTCCCTGAATAATTTAGGTAATCTCTACATCAGCCGTTCTGAGCGGTATCGCTATCAAGCAAACGTTGCTCGTGTCGAAGGGGATGAACCCGAAAAAATTCGGCTCATGCAGTTGGCAGAACAAGAGATGACGGCTGCACAATCAGCCTTTAACGAAAGCTTGCGGGAGACTCAAGCTGTAGGCGGTATCACCTACGTCAAGACGTTACTCAATCTCAATCGTCTACTAGAGCAATTGCCATCACCTGACTGGGCAGCTATTGCCAGGAACCGCGAAAAGTTGTTAGTAAGGGTGGAAACACTACCCGACTCACGGGATAAAGCCTACATTTTGATCAACCTTGCACAGCATTTTAGCGATCCAGAGCCAGGGAGAAATGCTTTAGACGCTTCACTTGTGTTGAAAAAAGCCGTTAGTATAGCCAGAAACATAGGAGATCAGCGAGCAGAATCCTTTGCTCTGGGTAGTTTAGGGCAGATTTACAAGTCAGCCGGTCAAACCTCAGAGGCGATGGAGTTAACCCAACAAGCACAATGGGTAGCCATGCAAGCCAATGCGCCTGATAGTGCTTATCGCTGGCAGTGGCAAACTGGGCGGTTGTTGAAGGCAGGCGGGAAGACAAAAGAAGCGATCGCCTCTTACGAACAAGCGATCGCAACCCTCCAGAGCATTCGCAACAATCTACTAGCAATTAACACTAATTTGCAATTTGACTTCCGCGACTCCGTTGAACCCGTTTATCGCGAGTTGATGCAACTATTACTAGAACCATCCATGCTCAGGAATCTAGAGCAACGAAAAACCAATTTGAGTAAAGTGATTGATACTCTAGAATTGCTCAAATTAGCAGAACTGCAAAATTATTTTGGCGATGAGTGTGTAGAAGTTGCCCAGGCAGATGCCAAAAGCGAGGCGAGTCTGCTTGATGCCAATAGCGCCATTATTTACTCAGTGATTCTCCATGATCGCACTGAAATGATTCTCCGCTTGCCGGACGGTCTATTAACCAGCTATTCCGTCTCTCTTAATCAAGAGCAAATGCAGCAAGAAATTGACCAATTACGCAAGTTACTCGAAAAACGCTCAACAAACGAGTACTTATTAGCTGCCCAAAAAATCTATAACGCCTTGATTCGTCCCTTGGAGGCAGACTTAGCAGCAGCCAAAGTTAAGACGCTGATTTTCATCCAAGATGCCATGTTGCGGCAAGTACCGATGGCAGCGTTGCATAATGGTCAACAGTTTTTGATTGAGAACTATGCGATCGCCACAACACCTAGTTTGGCACTCACCACTCGCACTCGTGCTCCAGAACACTACTCTAGTGCTTTAATTATGGGCTTAACCGTAGAGCGTCCGCCTTTTATCGCCTTAACGAATGTCCGTACTGAAGTCGCGAGTGTGCAAAAACTTCTGGGCGGTACTCAACTTTTAGATCAAGACTTTACCTTGGCAAATCTGCAAGAGCAATTGCAAAACAAAAGTTATCCCGTGGTTCACATTGCAACTCATGGGAAATTTGGAGTGGATGCCGCGAGTACCTTTTTATTAACGTTCGACTCACGCATGACGTTGGAGCAATTTGACGAAGTTTTGCGAGAAGCCAAGTTATCCCAAAAGCGATCGCAACGAAACCAACAACCCGTAGAATTACTAACTTTAAGTGCTTGTCAAACAGCAGCCGGCGATAACCGAGCCGCTTTGGGAATTGCGGGTGTAGCTGTTCGGGCAGGGGTTAGGAGTGCTCTTGCTAGCTTATGGAATATTAATGATGAAGCTACAGTTCCCCTGATTGAAGAATTTTACACTCAGTTAGAACAACCCTATGTCACAAAAGCCAAAGCACTTCAAACAGCGCAGTTGAAGATGATTAATCATTTAGAATACTCTCATCCAGCAGTTTGGTCGCCTTTTATTTTGATTGGCAATTGGCTTTGA
- a CDS encoding hybrid sensor histidine kinase/response regulator produces the protein MTNLMAEAMPMAPIPANEVERLAALYRYRILDTPPEAAFDRLTTLAARLFDMPIALVSLVDKSRAWFKSCHGFNLSEVPRDATICSFALLYNQVLVVPDTRQDERFACNPFVQSEPGVRFYAGAPLVTHDGFNLGTLCLLDSKPRDALSAEQQTILADLAAMVVDELELRYSANRITQIDQALLAVTQGVSAATGEAFFYSLVQHFANVLAVDYTYIGLLVERDSEELIQTIATCAQGQIVDNFEYLLRDTPCQAVLKHRKICCYPSSVQALFPHAPLLAPLQIESYIAVPFFDSTGTPLGLLGVMDRKPLENAQLTETLLSIFSMRIAAELERQWAEEKRIQMLAREQEAREQAEAANRIKDEFLAVLSHELRSPLNPILGWSKLLRSGKLNAAKTAQALEIIERNAKLQSQLIEDLLDVSRILRGKLSLNMVPVNLASTIKAALETVRLAAEAKSIQIQTMFDPTIGQVLGDAARLQQVIWNLLTNAVKFTPEGGRVEIQLQLIGSQAQIQVRDTGKGISPDFLPHVFEYFRQADATTTRTFGGLGLGLAIVRHLVELHGGTVQVDSPGEGQGATFTVRLPLIKDKSSKQKAEGNSSPLTPEPSPLTGIRVLVVDDDTDSREFIAFALEQLGAQVSTVTSAEEAIAFLEQSQPNILLSDIGMPDMDGYMLMRQIRAMPPEQGGQILAIALTAYAGEIDRQQALFAGFQHHLAKPVEPNELVKMILSLL, from the coding sequence ATGACCAACCTGATGGCTGAAGCAATGCCCATGGCTCCGATACCTGCAAACGAAGTTGAACGCTTAGCGGCTCTCTATCGGTATCGCATTCTCGATACTCCTCCTGAAGCAGCTTTCGATCGCCTTACCACATTGGCAGCGCGGCTATTTGATATGCCGATCGCTCTCGTTTCGCTAGTGGACAAATCGCGAGCCTGGTTCAAGTCTTGCCACGGCTTCAATTTGAGTGAAGTTCCGCGAGATGCCACGATTTGCAGCTTTGCGCTTTTATACAATCAGGTTTTAGTCGTTCCAGATACCCGACAAGATGAGCGATTCGCGTGTAATCCGTTTGTGCAAAGTGAACCGGGCGTTCGTTTCTATGCAGGCGCTCCTCTAGTCACCCACGATGGCTTTAATCTGGGTACCCTCTGTCTGCTAGACAGCAAGCCCCGTGATGCTTTGAGTGCAGAGCAGCAAACCATTCTGGCTGATTTAGCCGCGATGGTGGTGGACGAACTGGAACTCCGCTATTCAGCTAATCGCATTACTCAAATCGATCAGGCACTGCTAGCCGTAACGCAGGGGGTTTCAGCCGCAACGGGTGAAGCATTCTTCTATTCCCTGGTACAACATTTTGCCAATGTTTTGGCAGTGGATTACACCTACATTGGTCTACTTGTCGAGCGCGACTCAGAAGAACTGATTCAAACGATCGCCACCTGTGCCCAGGGTCAAATTGTAGACAACTTCGAGTACTTACTGCGAGATACCCCTTGTCAAGCCGTACTGAAGCACCGAAAAATTTGTTGCTACCCTTCTAGTGTGCAAGCTCTATTTCCCCACGCTCCCCTACTCGCTCCGCTGCAAATAGAAAGCTATATCGCGGTTCCGTTTTTTGACTCAACTGGCACACCATTAGGATTACTGGGTGTGATGGATCGCAAACCGTTAGAAAATGCCCAACTCACAGAAACCCTGCTTTCTATCTTTTCCATGCGAATCGCGGCTGAACTAGAGCGGCAGTGGGCGGAGGAGAAACGCATTCAGATGCTAGCCCGCGAACAGGAAGCCCGCGAGCAAGCTGAGGCAGCAAACCGCATCAAGGATGAATTTCTGGCGGTACTCTCCCATGAATTGCGATCACCCCTCAACCCGATTCTGGGTTGGTCTAAGCTACTCCGTAGCGGCAAATTAAATGCTGCAAAAACGGCTCAGGCTTTGGAAATAATTGAGCGCAATGCCAAACTCCAATCACAACTGATTGAGGATTTGTTGGATGTCTCTCGCATCTTGCGGGGCAAACTTAGCCTGAATATGGTTCCGGTGAATCTAGCCTCTACGATTAAAGCCGCATTAGAAACTGTGCGGTTAGCGGCAGAAGCGAAGTCCATTCAAATTCAGACCATGTTTGACCCAACAATCGGGCAAGTGTTGGGAGATGCCGCTCGCCTACAGCAGGTGATTTGGAATTTACTCACCAATGCCGTTAAGTTTACTCCTGAGGGAGGACGAGTAGAAATCCAGTTGCAGCTCATTGGCTCACAGGCTCAAATTCAAGTGAGGGATACAGGGAAAGGCATTTCTCCTGATTTCCTGCCGCATGTGTTTGAATACTTCCGTCAGGCGGATGCGACTACAACTCGAACGTTTGGCGGATTGGGGTTAGGGTTGGCGATTGTACGGCATCTGGTGGAACTGCATGGTGGTACTGTTCAAGTAGACAGTCCTGGGGAAGGACAGGGAGCCACATTTACAGTTAGGCTGCCTCTAATCAAGGATAAAAGCAGTAAGCAGAAAGCAGAGGGGAATTCCTCACCTCTGACTCCTGAGCCTTCACCGCTTACAGGGATACGGGTACTGGTCGTTGATGATGACACAGATAGCCGCGAGTTTATTGCCTTCGCCCTCGAACAGTTGGGGGCACAAGTCAGCACGGTGACATCAGCAGAAGAAGCGATCGCTTTCCTGGAGCAATCGCAGCCAAATATTCTGTTGAGTGACATTGGTATGCCTGACATGGACGGCTATATGCTGATGCGCCAAATCCGGGCAATGCCACCAGAGCAAGGCGGACAGATTTTAGCGATTGCCCTAACGGCTTATGCTGGGGAAATTGATCGGCAACAGGCACTATTTGCCGGATTTCAACACCATCTCGCCAAGCCAGTCGAACCGAATGAACTCGTCAAAATGATTCTCAGCTTACTTTAA
- a CDS encoding beta strand repeat-containing protein, with the protein MAQDIENGCDESKLRIRLNGCLLIREVLEKLILSIPVKKSKTLINYTFLLLFYVLLPQGRAFAQLTPDTTLGSESSIITPSVLINNQPADRIDGGALRGANLFHSFLEFNLNDGQRLYFASPTGIETIITRVTGANPSNILGTLGVNGSANLFLMNPNGILFGSNARLDIKGSFFATTASSMVFADSNSFSATTPQNPSLLTVSVPLGVQFGATPATVQVQESTLQVPLGRTLALVGGEVRLQGGTVAAPGGRIELGSVADHSFVSLKPINNDWQLGYEGVQNFQDIQLSNRAVVNASGDGGGDILVWARSLRLGEESRLEALTLGSQRGGKINVNASNSVELTGTGTYLQDIQLFLTGQIKPANLRNGLFTLSYGSGAAGDVVINTPSFVARNGAFVATSTLGAGEGGDLTVNASDNVELTTSALITGSGLGDSGQAGNLTVNTGRFLVQEYGVLGTSTLGSGRGGELTVNASQSVELLGNNPIVLGSGTRFLTGLFSTTFGGGDAGDVQVMTPRLSVRDGAAIGASTASLGKGGNLTVTASEFVEIIGKSGDGSAQSAVAATAEAGSTGQGGNLTVQTGELRLEDEGRLSVRSRGTGDAGNLEVIADSINLDNQGSIAAATTVAGEGGNIKLQTHSLQLRRNSIINAEAGGSGNGGNITIDTDILVALKNSSITANAFQGTGGNITINTQGLFVAPTSKITASSTLGISGVVDINTEVNSVEASLPPLEEDFVSSEQVIADSCLGRPNAQGRSFTVTGTGGLPATPDGAFTTSYPITDVQQIAENSTTGWRVSPEAIAEHSDRRIVLPLQEAQGMFITADGRVVLGTIPQLAALAQAEDLICYFQTQSASRK; encoded by the coding sequence TTGGCACAAGATATAGAGAATGGGTGCGATGAGTCGAAACTTCGTATCCGACTTAACGGTTGCCTGCTGATCAGGGAAGTGTTAGAGAAGCTTATCCTAAGCATTCCCGTCAAGAAATCAAAAACATTAATTAATTACACTTTTCTGTTACTTTTTTACGTTTTACTTCCTCAAGGTCGGGCATTCGCTCAGTTAACCCCGGATACTACTTTAGGCAGCGAAAGTTCTATCATTACTCCTAGCGTTCTCATCAATAATCAACCCGCCGATCGCATCGATGGTGGAGCATTGAGAGGTGCAAACCTATTTCACAGTTTTTTAGAATTTAATCTTAACGACGGACAGCGGCTTTATTTTGCCTCACCAACTGGAATTGAAACTATTATTACGCGGGTAACAGGGGCTAATCCTTCTAATATATTAGGAACGCTAGGTGTTAATGGTTCGGCTAATTTATTTTTAATGAATCCGAATGGCATTCTATTTGGCTCTAATGCGCGTCTGGATATAAAGGGTTCCTTTTTCGCAACGACGGCTAGCAGCATGGTGTTTGCCGATAGCAACTCATTCAGTGCGACAACGCCTCAAAACCCCTCACTTTTAACCGTCAGCGTTCCCTTGGGAGTGCAATTCGGGGCAACACCCGCAACGGTACAGGTGCAAGAATCAACTCTACAGGTGCCGTTGGGAAGAACCTTGGCACTTGTGGGCGGTGAAGTGAGGCTGCAAGGTGGCACAGTGGCAGCACCGGGCGGACGAATTGAACTCGGTAGCGTTGCAGATCATAGTTTTGTCAGTCTAAAACCGATTAATAATGATTGGCAATTGGGCTATGAGGGTGTGCAGAACTTCCAAGATATACAGCTATCGAATCGGGCGGTCGTCAATGCCAGTGGTGACGGGGGAGGTGATATTCTGGTTTGGGCGCGATCGCTACGACTCGGTGAAGAGTCACGCCTTGAAGCATTAACCCTGGGTTCCCAACGCGGAGGAAAAATTAACGTCAACGCATCCAACTCAGTAGAACTCACCGGAACAGGAACCTATCTCCAGGACATACAACTGTTTTTAACCGGACAAATTAAACCGGCTAATCTACGCAATGGCTTGTTTACCCTAAGTTACGGTTCGGGTGCGGCGGGCGATGTGGTGATTAATACGCCTTCCTTTGTTGCCCGTAATGGAGCGTTTGTTGCCACATCTACCCTGGGAGCGGGTGAAGGTGGAGATTTAACCGTCAACGCCTCGGATAACGTCGAACTCACCACTTCTGCTTTAATCACAGGTAGTGGACTGGGGGATAGCGGTCAGGCTGGAAACTTAACCGTGAATACAGGACGCTTTTTAGTGCAAGAGTATGGCGTTTTGGGAACGAGTACCCTGGGAAGCGGTAGGGGGGGAGAGTTAACCGTGAATGCCTCCCAATCCGTGGAACTCCTCGGCAACAATCCGATTGTGTTGGGTTCAGGTACTCGCTTTTTGACGGGCTTGTTTAGCACAACCTTCGGGGGTGGAGATGCGGGAGACGTACAGGTGATGACACCGCGCTTGTCGGTACGGGATGGGGCGGCAATCGGGGCGAGTACCGCGAGTCTGGGAAAGGGGGGAAATCTTACAGTGACGGCGTCTGAGTTTGTGGAAATCATCGGCAAGTCTGGCGATGGTTCGGCTCAAAGTGCTGTGGCGGCTACAGCGGAGGCGGGTTCGACCGGTCAAGGCGGAAACTTAACCGTCCAAACTGGAGAATTGAGGCTTGAGGATGAGGGAAGACTCAGCGTCCGCAGTCGCGGAACGGGAGATGCAGGTAACTTGGAAGTCATTGCTGATTCGATTAATCTTGACAATCAAGGCAGCATTGCCGCCGCCACAACCGTAGCTGGAGAGGGCGGGAATATTAAGTTACAAACCCATTCTTTGCAACTACGCCGCAACAGCATCATCAACGCCGAAGCGGGTGGTAGTGGAAATGGCGGCAACATCACGATTGACACAGACATCTTAGTTGCTCTGAAAAATAGCAGCATTACCGCTAACGCCTTCCAAGGGACTGGGGGAAATATTACAATTAACACCCAAGGTTTATTTGTTGCTCCAACAAGCAAAATCACGGCTAGTTCCACTCTGGGAATTAGCGGCGTGGTAGATATCAATACCGAAGTGAATAGCGTTGAAGCGTCTCTGCCGCCCCTAGAAGAAGATTTTGTCAGTTCCGAACAAGTGATTGCCGATAGTTGTCTGGGACGCCCAAATGCTCAAGGTCGCAGCTTTACCGTCACTGGTACGGGTGGGTTACCGGCGACACCAGATGGTGCCTTCACGACTTCTTATCCTATAACTGATGTACAGCAGATTGCTGAGAACAGCACCACGGGGTGGCGCGTGAGTCCAGAAGCGATCGCGGAACACTCCGACCGCCGCATCGTCCTTCCCCTCCAAGAGGCGCAAGGAATGTTTATCACGGCTGATGGTCGTGTGGTTCTCGGTACTATCCCACAATTGGCAGCTCTCGCCCAGGCAGAGGACTTAATCTGCTACTTTCAAACACAGTCAGCATCTAGGAAGTAG